The Nitriliruptor alkaliphilus DSM 45188 genome includes a region encoding these proteins:
- a CDS encoding HpcH/HpaI aldolase/citrate lyase family protein translates to MPRTDGPPPGPAWLFCPGDRPDRYAKAAAAADVVILDLEDAVAHDAKASARGSVVAALGAGDLDPARVVVRINPLESRWGLDDLATLRDTDLPTVMLPKAAGVIDPAVFGHLTVVALCETARGITTAHQVAASAPCVAIAWGGQDLAADLGAPPLDASTGDLHVSGHHARMAVRFAAAAADIPAIDTVRTDVNDEEGLRREARGATEMGYVGKLVIHPRQVDPIREAFLPSDDDLAWARRVEQALETHDTGVLLVDGEMVDAPVVARARRTLARAGAPG, encoded by the coding sequence ATGCCGAGGACTGACGGCCCGCCGCCCGGTCCCGCCTGGCTCTTCTGCCCCGGCGACCGTCCCGACCGATACGCGAAGGCCGCTGCGGCAGCCGATGTCGTGATTCTCGACCTTGAGGACGCGGTGGCCCACGATGCGAAGGCCAGCGCCCGCGGATCGGTCGTGGCAGCGCTTGGCGCCGGCGACCTGGACCCGGCGCGGGTGGTCGTACGCATCAACCCGCTGGAGTCGCGGTGGGGCCTCGACGACCTCGCCACGCTCCGCGACACCGACCTGCCGACCGTCATGCTGCCCAAGGCGGCCGGTGTGATCGACCCCGCGGTGTTCGGGCACCTGACGGTGGTCGCGCTGTGTGAGACCGCCCGCGGGATCACCACGGCCCACCAGGTCGCGGCCTCCGCCCCCTGCGTCGCCATCGCCTGGGGCGGACAGGACCTCGCAGCCGACCTCGGCGCCCCACCGCTCGACGCCAGCACCGGCGACCTCCACGTCAGCGGACATCACGCCCGCATGGCGGTCCGGTTCGCGGCCGCTGCAGCTGACATCCCCGCCATCGACACCGTCCGCACCGACGTGAACGATGAGGAGGGCCTGCGCCGGGAGGCCCGTGGCGCGACCGAGATGGGCTACGTCGGGAAGCTGGTCATCCACCCCCGGCAGGTCGATCCGATCCGTGAGGCGTTCTTGCCGTCGGATGATGACCTCGCCTGGGCGCGCCGTGTCGAGCAGGCGCTCGAAACCCACGACACCGGTGTCCTCCTGGTCGATGGTGAGATGGTCGACGCCCCCGTCGTCGCACGCGCTCGTCGGACGCTCGCTCGCGCCGGCGCGCCGGGCTGA
- a CDS encoding acyl-CoA dehydrogenase family protein → MSTTTAPAAGLLTEERAAFTEALRDFARRECGTPQKLQELTDGGVESHHQGLYEQLGGLGYLGVGIDERFGGGGGSIADTCLLLEEVFYGKLPVFGITTSLTVAAALERHASDALKAELLPGLCTGEVHALGFSEPEAGSDLASLRCAARPSGDGWVVDGQKTWTSNAQHADHILLMVRTDPDVAKHRGITMLSVPMDTPGIEHRPIDTMGGREVNDVFFTDVEVGRDRLVGTENAGWTQLVDGLAAERLLIGAIFLGQARRALDDVVTFVREREQFGRTVGSFQAIRHRIADLATEVECCRLLVQDAIAATVADPDSLTGRRSSMVKLKVTETARRVALEGMQMMGGYGYAIEYGMERHVRNTLAATIYGGTSEVQREIIGGTYGL, encoded by the coding sequence GTGAGCACCACGACCGCCCCGGCGGCAGGACTGCTGACCGAAGAACGTGCGGCCTTCACCGAGGCCCTCCGTGATTTCGCGCGCCGCGAGTGCGGGACACCGCAGAAGCTTCAGGAGCTGACCGACGGAGGGGTCGAGAGCCACCACCAAGGCCTGTACGAGCAGCTCGGCGGACTCGGGTACCTCGGCGTCGGTATCGACGAGCGTTTCGGTGGCGGGGGTGGCAGCATCGCCGACACCTGCCTGCTCCTCGAGGAGGTCTTCTACGGCAAGTTGCCGGTGTTCGGCATCACGACGTCGCTCACCGTGGCTGCCGCGCTCGAGCGCCACGCATCCGATGCGTTGAAGGCCGAACTGCTCCCCGGTCTGTGCACCGGTGAGGTGCACGCGCTCGGGTTCTCGGAGCCGGAGGCCGGCTCGGACCTCGCCTCCCTGCGCTGCGCCGCACGGCCGAGCGGCGACGGCTGGGTCGTCGACGGCCAGAAGACCTGGACCTCGAACGCGCAGCACGCCGACCACATCCTGTTGATGGTCCGCACGGACCCGGACGTGGCGAAGCACCGGGGCATCACGATGTTGTCGGTCCCGATGGACACCCCCGGTATCGAGCACCGGCCCATCGACACGATGGGTGGCCGCGAGGTCAACGACGTCTTCTTCACCGACGTCGAGGTCGGCCGTGACCGGCTGGTCGGCACGGAGAACGCCGGGTGGACGCAGCTCGTCGACGGTCTGGCCGCCGAGCGGCTGCTGATCGGCGCGATCTTCCTGGGCCAGGCCCGACGCGCCCTCGACGACGTGGTCACGTTCGTGCGGGAGCGGGAGCAGTTCGGACGGACCGTGGGCTCCTTCCAGGCGATCAGGCATCGGATCGCCGACCTGGCCACCGAGGTCGAATGCTGCCGCCTGCTGGTGCAAGATGCGATCGCCGCGACGGTGGCCGATCCGGACAGCCTGACGGGCCGACGGTCCTCGATGGTCAAGCTCAAGGTCACCGAGACGGCACGTCGGGTCGCGCTGGAAGGGATGCAGATGATGGGCGGCTACGGGTACGCGATCGAGTACGGGATGGAACGCCACGTCCGCAACACCCTCGCGGCGACCATCTACGGCGGGACCAGCGAGGTCCAGCGGGAGATCATCGGCGGGACCTACGGCCTGTGA
- a CDS encoding acetyl-CoA C-acetyltransferase: MTEAFIVDAIRTPVGRRGGGLAHAHPADMAAAVLAALVDRTGIDPEVVDDVVLGCLDQVGPQSGDIARTAWLAAGLPESVPGTTVDRQCGSSQQALHFAAQGVMSGTQDLVVAGGTQNMSRIPIMGGMAAGAMFEDDTDPWSGSVGWRKRYGDEEVSQFRGAELMADRWDIDRDEMERFALQSHHRAIAAIDEGRFEREILPFEQVVHDEGPRRDTSLERLQGLKTLAPGGRLTAGVASQISDGASAMLVASEAAVERYGLTPRARVHHLDVRGADPIEVLSAPIPATRRALERTGMTMDDIDLVEINEAFAPVVLAWAKELSVDEAKINVNGGAIALGHPLGATGTRLMTTLLHELERTGGRFGLQTMCEGGGMANVTIIERLG; encoded by the coding sequence GTGACCGAAGCCTTCATCGTCGACGCCATCCGCACGCCCGTCGGTCGGCGGGGTGGGGGGCTGGCGCACGCCCACCCCGCCGACATGGCCGCCGCGGTCCTCGCGGCACTGGTCGACCGGACCGGTATCGACCCCGAAGTGGTCGACGACGTGGTCCTCGGCTGTCTGGACCAGGTCGGCCCCCAGTCCGGCGACATCGCCCGTACCGCGTGGCTGGCCGCCGGACTGCCGGAGTCCGTCCCGGGGACCACGGTGGATCGCCAGTGCGGCTCGTCGCAGCAGGCGCTCCACTTCGCCGCACAGGGGGTGATGTCGGGCACGCAGGACCTCGTCGTGGCAGGTGGTACGCAGAACATGTCGCGCATCCCGATCATGGGCGGGATGGCGGCCGGTGCGATGTTCGAGGACGACACCGACCCGTGGAGCGGCTCCGTCGGGTGGCGAAAGCGGTACGGCGACGAGGAGGTCTCGCAGTTCCGCGGCGCCGAGTTGATGGCGGACCGATGGGACATCGACCGTGACGAGATGGAACGCTTCGCGCTCCAGAGCCACCACCGGGCCATCGCGGCCATCGACGAGGGCCGCTTCGAGCGTGAGATCCTGCCCTTCGAGCAGGTCGTCCACGACGAGGGGCCGCGGCGGGACACGTCGCTTGAACGGCTGCAGGGACTCAAGACGCTGGCTCCCGGGGGCCGCCTGACCGCCGGAGTCGCCAGCCAGATCTCCGACGGGGCCAGCGCGATGCTTGTCGCCTCCGAGGCCGCGGTGGAGCGCTACGGCCTGACGCCACGGGCACGTGTGCACCACCTCGACGTGCGTGGCGCCGACCCGATCGAGGTGCTGTCCGCGCCGATCCCCGCGACGCGTCGCGCTCTGGAGCGGACCGGGATGACCATGGACGACATCGACCTCGTGGAGATCAACGAGGCTTTCGCCCCGGTCGTGCTCGCCTGGGCCAAGGAGCTGTCGGTCGACGAGGCGAAGATCAACGTCAACGGCGGGGCGATCGCCCTCGGTCACCCCCTCGGAGCGACCGGTACCCGGTTGATGACGACGCTCCTGCACGAGCTGGAGCGGACCGGTGGACGGTTCGGGCTGCAAACCATGTGCGAGGGTGGTGGGATGGCCAACGTCACCATCATCGAGCGGCTGGGATGA
- a CDS encoding enoyl-CoA hydratase/isomerase family protein — protein MTADHDAPGAAGPPTVLTEDRGEVRVLSLNRPHRRNAIDLQLRIDLAQAVEEADRDAHVRAVVLTGNGRTFCAGGDISTMHGVDERAARDRTDAAQRVTRALTCAATPVVAAVEGTAFGAGMALALACDRVIAARDARFGTAFTRVGLAGDMGITFTLPARVGIARARQLLMLPTELTGTDALDLGLVDGLAEPGEALTAALADAQRLADGPPLALATVKRAMAAPAADIETALQREADAQVRLFASEDLAEGAIAFAERRAPRFTGH, from the coding sequence GTGACCGCTGATCACGACGCGCCCGGGGCCGCCGGCCCGCCCACCGTCCTCACCGAGGATCGCGGTGAGGTGCGCGTCCTCAGTCTCAACCGCCCCCACCGACGCAACGCGATCGACCTGCAGCTACGGATCGACCTGGCGCAGGCCGTCGAGGAGGCCGACCGCGACGCTCACGTCCGCGCCGTCGTGCTCACCGGAAACGGCCGGACGTTCTGTGCCGGCGGGGACATCAGCACCATGCACGGCGTCGATGAGCGGGCAGCGCGTGACCGCACCGACGCCGCACAGCGGGTCACACGCGCGCTGACCTGCGCGGCCACACCGGTGGTGGCGGCGGTCGAGGGTACGGCGTTCGGTGCGGGTATGGCCCTCGCGTTGGCGTGCGACCGGGTGATCGCGGCGCGCGATGCACGCTTCGGGACCGCGTTCACCCGCGTCGGGCTCGCCGGGGACATGGGAATCACCTTCACGCTGCCCGCCCGCGTGGGGATCGCACGCGCGCGGCAACTGTTGATGCTGCCCACCGAGCTGACCGGGACCGACGCGCTCGATCTCGGGCTCGTCGACGGTCTGGCCGAACCCGGCGAGGCGCTCACGGCGGCCCTCGCGGACGCGCAGCGGCTCGCCGACGGCCCGCCGTTGGCTTTGGCCACGGTGAAGCGGGCCATGGCCGCCCCGGCCGCCGACATCGAGACCGCCCTCCAGCGCGAAGCCGATGCCCAGGTACGCCTGTTCGCGAGCGAGGACCTCGCCGAAGGAGCGATCGCCTTCGCCGAGCGACGTGCCCCCCGGTTCACGGGCCACTGA
- a CDS encoding enoyl-CoA hydratase/isomerase family protein: MTEHLLDDGPVLLNVTDGVAQLRLNRPESSNGMDVPLLRALHEAVLRCHVRQDVRVVVLSGAGRNFCAGGDVKTFAAKGESLPGYLREATAWLQLASAALMQLDAPVVVAVQGYAAGGAGLGLVCAADLVVAEESARLMSGAVRVGMAPDAGTTVTLGRIVGQRRAMEILLTNPTLTAAEAAELGLVTRVVPDGELESHVAELASQLAAAAPLALAATKRLVLAGASASVHQQLPEEARIVAELSGTHDAREGLAAVLERRTPRFEGR; encoded by the coding sequence ATGACCGAGCACCTGCTGGACGACGGCCCGGTGCTGCTCAACGTCACCGACGGTGTCGCACAGTTGCGGCTCAACCGTCCCGAGTCGTCCAACGGGATGGACGTGCCGCTGCTGAGGGCACTGCACGAGGCGGTGCTCCGCTGCCACGTCCGCCAGGACGTGCGCGTGGTGGTGCTGTCCGGAGCGGGACGCAACTTCTGTGCCGGCGGGGACGTCAAGACCTTCGCGGCCAAGGGCGAGTCCCTCCCCGGCTACCTACGGGAGGCGACGGCCTGGTTGCAGCTGGCGTCGGCGGCGCTGATGCAGCTGGATGCACCGGTCGTCGTGGCGGTCCAGGGCTATGCCGCCGGGGGCGCAGGCCTGGGGCTGGTGTGCGCGGCGGACCTCGTGGTCGCCGAGGAGTCGGCACGCCTGATGTCGGGCGCGGTCCGGGTGGGCATGGCGCCCGATGCGGGGACGACCGTGACGCTGGGTCGCATCGTGGGGCAGCGCCGAGCGATGGAGATCCTCCTGACCAACCCGACGCTCACCGCCGCGGAGGCGGCGGAGCTCGGGTTGGTCACCCGCGTCGTGCCCGATGGCGAGCTCGAGTCCCACGTCGCGGAGCTCGCCAGCCAGTTGGCCGCTGCGGCGCCGCTGGCGCTGGCCGCGACCAAACGGCTCGTGCTGGCGGGGGCGTCCGCGAGCGTGCACCAGCAGCTGCCCGAGGAAGCCCGAATCGTCGCCGAGTTGTCCGGTACGCACGACGCCCGTGAGGGGCTGGCTGCGGTGCTCGAGCGTCGGACCCCACGTTTCGAGGGCCGGTGA